The following proteins are co-located in the Triticum aestivum cultivar Chinese Spring chromosome 1A, IWGSC CS RefSeq v2.1, whole genome shotgun sequence genome:
- the LOC123059812 gene encoding uncharacterized protein — protein sequence MDADDAARSRRRMDLNLYLGLPRAPRPRRPDLGSDLALGNSMLSSSPSSSAASADAPPPDRDRDRDLDPLHPPYSPTRADLMRPPPEPYHISASVLRAPYLQAEEVPITELAQEFGFSHPPPPPPPPPRPSELLGWVDRPSSSTASSTFRPERSERYRRAISMNGRQLRCLRPRRFRSDLPPLSSEAPSPDNEAALEPPQQQPVQDAVEENKVVDNGAMVGAEDEPADRGKSTAMFECNICFEMADEPVVTSCGHLFCWPCLYQWLHIHSTHKECPVCKGEVTEGNITPIYGRGNSTSDVEKKVADDGNVSSPNIPARPHGNRLESFRQQFHHLRPISRRLGEAHGILSSWRRILDQQIMTSASRFEGPPESSVQEMIDHAHQTGRLSRITTRMRARRLQREAENPAFVSSSIPDGGMPGSSTPDPPRRSSSPLSSEGIDLLQRLTLVGLANTERLATAVSDLRRISRPSLRASTSSNLPNHEPPVDGIHAAAAPSADQTSNSSTMAVIQEDAAFTESVGEPSNAGSSRTLRRRGRSDALGSLDVDGGETHRNKRRRLN from the coding sequence ATGGACGCCGATGATGCCGCCCGGAGCCGCAGAAGGATGGATCTGAACCTCTACCTCGGCCTCCCCCGcgccccgcgcccgcgccgccccgatcTCGGCTCCGACCTCGCCCTCGGCAATTCCATGctctcctcctcgccttcctcctccgccgcctccgcggACGCCCCGCCGCCCGACCGGGACCGGGACCGGGACCTGGACCCGCTCCACCCGCCCTACTCCCCCACCCGCGCCGACCTGATGCGCCCGCCGCCCGAGCCATACCACATCTCCGCCTCCGTGCTGCGCGCGCCCTACCTCCAGGCCGAGGAGGTTCCCATAACCGAGCTCGCCCAAGAGTTCGGCTTCTCGCACCCGCCCCCGCcacccccaccgccgccgcggcccagcGAGCTGCTCGGCTGGGTCGACCGCCCCTCCTCCTCCACGGCCTCCTCCACCTTCCGCCCGGAGCGTTCCGAGCGCTACCGCCGCGCCATCTCCATGAATGGCCGCCAGCTGCGCTGCCTCCGTCCCAGGCGCTTCCGCTCAGACCTTCCTCCTCTCAGCTCCGAGGCCCCTAGCCCGGACAACGAGGCTGCACTGGAACCGCCGCAACAGCAGCCCGTGCAGGATGCCGTCGAGGAGAATAAGGTGGTTGACAATGGTGCCATGGTGGGTGCCGAGGATGAGCCGGCGGACCGTGGCAAGAGCACTGCCATGTTTGAGTGCAACATCTGCTTTGAGATGGCCGACGAGCCGGTGGTCACTTCTTGCGGCCATCTCTTCTGCTGGCCTTGTTTGTACCAGTGGCTGCATATTCATTCCACCCACAAGGAATGCCCTGTCTGCAAAGGTGAGGTCACTGAAGGAAACATCACTCCTATCTATGGGAGAGGGAATTCAACTTccgatgtggagaagaaagtcgcAGACGATGGCAACGTGTCCAGTCCTAACATTCCCGCCAGGCCACATGGGAACCGGCTTGAGAGTTTTCGACAACAGTTCCATCATTTGCGCCCAATTTCTCGTAGGCTTGGCGAGGCACATGGGATATTATCTTCTTGGAGACGCATTCTTGATCAGCAGATTATGACTAGCGCGAGTAGGTTTGAAGGGCCTCCAGAATCATCTGTCCAGGAGATGATAGATCATGCTCATCAGACTGGCCGTTTAAGCCGAATTACTACTAGGATGAGAGCAAGGAGGTTGCAAAGGGAAGCAGAAAATCCTGCATTTGTTTCTTCATCTATTCCAGACGGCGGGATGCCAGGAAGCAGCACGCCGGATCCTCCTAGGCGTAGTTCAAGTCCACTTTCCTCGGAAGGAATTGATTTATTGCAACGCCTTACCCTTGTTGGCCTTGCAAATACGGAAAGGTTGGCAACTGCAGTGAGCGATCTTAGAAGAATATCCAGGCCAAGCCTCCGAGCATCAACTTCGTCAAATTTACCAAATCATGAGCCGCCAGTTGATGGAATTCATGCTGCTGCAGCACCGTCTGCAGATCAAACTTCTAATTCAAGCACAATGGCTGTGATTCAGGAGGATGCTGCTTTTACTGAAAGCGTAGGAGAACCTAGCAATGCAGGGTCCTCAAGAACCCTGAGGAGGAGGGGAAGAAGCGACGCCTTAGGTTCGTTGGATGTGGATGGTGGCGAAACACACCGGAACAAGAGAAGGCGGCTGAACTAA